A single window of Micrococcaceae bacterium Sec5.1 DNA harbors:
- a CDS encoding helix-turn-helix transcriptional regulator, with the protein MKVTHSLALVALTILQMTHENDGYIWGYQLSKRSGVRSGVLYPQLDRMLDEGWLEDHWEERPEGQKRPPRRYYTLTDTGRIELGAVVHRVQTEQRFSTLRGAFA; encoded by the coding sequence ATGAAGGTTACGCACTCGCTCGCGCTGGTCGCACTCACGATCCTGCAGATGACTCACGAAAATGATGGATACATCTGGGGATATCAGCTCTCCAAACGTTCCGGCGTTCGCTCCGGAGTTCTATATCCCCAGCTTGACCGCATGCTAGATGAAGGTTGGCTGGAGGACCATTGGGAGGAAAGGCCGGAAGGTCAGAAGAGGCCACCCCGGCGCTACTACACCCTGACCGATACCGGTCGAATTGAGCTCGGTGCTGTAGTTCATCGAGTCCAGACCGAGCAGCGATTTTCCACCCTCCGAGGAGCGTTCGCATGA
- a CDS encoding ABC transporter permease codes for MLKYLTKRSGIYLIMIFLTTSAGYFLAVSTLKPAVLEQEKIPRPTPEQVAASFRGLGLDPDANPWERYIGWLGGIITRWDWGRSPNGAFVNAEFADRVLVSTRLFIASIILTLIIGVALGVYSAARQYKYQDRVITSYSYLVHILPAPIAYFLVQLGAISVNETVGQRIFFVTGISTPGIEPGWPAFVDLVAHYAVPTFAMTIFGWAGYQIAQRQYLLDNVNADFVRTARAKGLTRNQAIRRHALRVSFIPVAQSIAFTIPAIFTGGFFAEAIFAWPGIGLWSIQSIGLQDVNVATATLAYGSVIFAIGAILADFATTLVDPRVRVQ; via the coding sequence ATGCTGAAATATCTGACGAAGCGGTCGGGCATCTACCTGATCATGATCTTCCTGACGACGAGCGCGGGCTATTTCCTGGCAGTATCAACGCTCAAACCCGCGGTCCTGGAACAGGAGAAGATCCCGCGGCCAACCCCGGAACAAGTAGCCGCCTCCTTCCGTGGACTGGGCCTGGACCCCGACGCCAACCCATGGGAACGCTACATCGGCTGGCTCGGCGGCATCATCACCCGCTGGGACTGGGGGCGCAGCCCAAACGGGGCATTCGTCAACGCGGAATTCGCTGACCGGGTACTCGTTTCCACGCGGCTGTTTATCGCCTCGATCATCCTGACGCTGATCATCGGCGTCGCTCTCGGCGTCTATTCAGCAGCCCGGCAATACAAGTACCAGGACCGCGTCATCACGTCCTACAGCTACCTGGTGCACATCCTTCCGGCACCTATCGCCTACTTCCTGGTCCAGTTGGGCGCAATCAGCGTCAACGAAACCGTAGGCCAGCGCATCTTTTTCGTCACCGGCATCTCGACGCCGGGGATCGAGCCGGGGTGGCCGGCTTTCGTTGACCTTGTGGCCCACTACGCCGTGCCCACCTTCGCGATGACCATCTTCGGTTGGGCCGGTTACCAGATCGCACAGCGGCAGTATCTCCTGGACAACGTGAATGCTGACTTCGTCCGCACCGCCAGGGCAAAGGGACTTACCCGCAACCAAGCCATCCGCAGGCACGCCCTGCGGGTGTCCTTCATTCCCGTCGCGCAGAGCATTGCCTTCACCATCCCCGCGATCTTTACCGGCGGCTTCTTTGCCGAGGCGATCTTCGCCTGGCCCGGCATCGGACTGTGGAGTATCCAGTCAATCGGTCTTCAGGACGTCAACGTCGCCACGGCAACGTTGGCCTACGGCTCGGTGATCTTCGCAATCGGCGCCATCCTTGCCGACTTCGCGACGACGCTGGTCGATCCACGAGTGAGGGTCCAGTAA